One genomic window of Cercospora beticola chromosome 5, complete sequence includes the following:
- a CDS encoding uncharacterized protein (antiSMASH:Cluster_8) → MRMAFTFLALAAPALALPLPQNSLTAGNTTTTVPIMKTAIYVANVTDPALTRDSCGSARIGDRVLWTCRDTQGYDAQTGKPIAMPMMTNSAAWTNLSPSGGPLLAPGPVGAGSNGSNSILQMYGGNTLTMPAYYPLQDTQCPDSGACEDGTRYVVWPDQPPLISQQGSDGSAVAYTWIPNQQLRGVNNGITINPLYRLYKETYTPSADANALPEVEIISTSFYGENAIGYGRYGSMIHDNMAYLYGQTADRETTLARVSPDRIEDRTAYQYYQASTQTWTNSSPVFNTSTVSTAAPKFFNSTSYSTIAEARDLQSTYVIPNAGLGGQGTFYYSSYFSRFIWIGQSVGLDGGSATFYITASPSPEGPWAEPQKLFVGQDGDHDIVGGYSLQAHPALLPSGPGVASEKGIYLSWTQQWRESTVGSGYTTPLVYLEFE, encoded by the coding sequence ATGAGAATGGCTTTCACTTTTCTCGCATTGGCAGCGCCGGCGCTTgctcttccacttccacagAACAGCCTAACCGCTGGAAACACGACCACGACAGTACCGATCATGAAGACAGCGATATATGTTGCTAATGTCACAGACCCGGCATTGACTAGAGACTCTTGTGGATCAGCACGTATTGGTGACAGAGTGCTCTGGACTTGCAGGGACACTCAAGGCTACGACGCTCAGACCGGCAAGCCAATCGCAATGCCAATGATGACCAACAGCGCGGCATGGACAAATTTGAGTCCAAGTGGAGGTCCACTATTGGCACCCGGACCAGTGGGCGCCGGATCAAATGGCAGCAATTCGATTTTACAAATGTATGGCGGAAACACATTGACCATGCCAGCCTACTACCCACTCCAAGATACTCAGTGCCCTGACTCTGGAGCGTGCGAAGACGGGACTCGATATGTGGTTTGGCCGGACCAGCCACCTCTGATCTCACAACAAGGAAGTGATGGCAGCGCCGTTGCCTACACATGGATTCCCAACCAGCAATTGCGCGGAGTCAATAACGGCATCACCATCAATCCTTTGTACCGTCTGTACAAGGAAACATACACACCCTCAGCGGACGCGAATGCTCTTCCCGAAGTGGAGATCATCTCCACATCTTTCTATGGCGAGAATGCCATAGGATACGGTCGCTATGGATCGATGATACACGACAATATGGCCTACCTCTATGGCCAGACAGCCGATCGTGAGACAACGCTGGCACGCGTCTCGCCAGATCGGATAGAGGACCGAACGGCATACCAGTACTATCAGGCGTCCACTCAGACTTGGACCAACTCTTCACCTGTTTTCAATACTTCTACAGTTTCCACAGCCGCGCCAAAGTTCTTCAACAGCACGTCGTATTCAACAATTGCTGAGGCAAGGGACCTACAATCAACCTACGTGATTCCCAACGCCGGTCTCGGAGGGCAGGGAACCTTTTATTACAGCTCTTACTTCTCTCGCTTCATCTGGATTGGACAATCTGTGGGACTCGATGGCGGTAGCGCGACATTCTACATTAcagcctctccttctcccgaAGGACCATGGGCTGAGCCACAAAAGCTCTTTGTTGGGCAGGATGGGGATCATGATATTGTAGGCGGATACTCTTTGCAGGCGCATCCAGCTTTGCTGCCCAGCGGACCTGGAGTCGCGAGCGAGAAAGGGATCTATCTCAGCTGGACGCAGCAATGGCGGGAAAGTACAGTTGGGTCCGGATACACGACGCCTTTGGTGTATTTGGAGTTCGAGTGA
- a CDS encoding uncharacterized protein (antiSMASH:Cluster_8): MEPSPLADHYTRYKLGTAKIIRWLSQQAQRITERSGNVMNLPSPLTTKTLIRLAKIISLAKPKSKVPISILLVIEDVIRGRQRCADFYGQLEVNTTDGKFTSTNESHRHFISVLEEVRTLLKALDIEQPKNSGHSTGSNSKSTGSKPAESVKKNIFETLELEEPSDRLQNLSVTSKKGGKKSEQPPSTPELEEDGESKAAMSVWCMFEDIREIRNHLQSVWRDFYDGKISFLAAVELTQTAFIFMEHITWGLEPIDNGPEISYDEISDFLGIETTMGRRGTVTLFMNKTNIRATSDAAELLCISAWTVLQDFRTCIMAVHNPKYSNVRYNRQPFADALRQCEPILRHMATVLGDEPYNGDVKGFWLDSFTDDLLQMCRGGGPIPIRTVAQCQVIVDALPALAGQIHLGDEIVRESLDRSSYETRYKGYERMAERLGDQHAREIFAAGRQNGTIPGMDAALYQGLVGTYPWPSDRNPEDLLKHLPLFAGFRLCHVRVGHCISSINSSEGESGEVDHAAVLGLAYLYRAARRIDLLQGEWADMETLIASQNMAGLYVREADSLAGYARHFDLSIGVPASAFARNAALRPGLPGKSTIATKLKRLQSPSAFARRLAHGADLVASGLNGYSAFYASLYKDAETMKKAPVTHLTSVELLQTIQQSMEADEVYLKFDYWAFSMRCKAIFDNLRKREAGQLKKLFGKKIPDVVELTHTILWQAADTPLNSRPRERPLLAGIAEHVGNVSVHDGCSFLSVAQHGTTGHIKEEDKPSSKYKWGGEQQVNPYGTKQDRPETHREVLEEVVDAERNRILNATCAKFRELENAGITTEKRLALTRAWADEEFVKAKLPFLINKMDFLEEFQNIVITTKVTGDPVFALLAEIMGDPFWLLGGNGPEPSARSGAEE, from the exons ATGGAGCCCTCGCCGCTTGCGGATCACTACACTCGCTACAAGTTGGGCACTGCGAAAATCATCAGATGGCTCAGCCAGCAAGCACAGCGCATCACCGAGCGGAGCGGCAACGTCATGAACTTGCCGAGTCCATTGACAACGAAGACCCTCATTCGCCTGGCGAAGATTATCAGTCTTGCCAAGCCGAAATCCAAGGTCCCAATATCAATCTTACTGGTCATCGAAGATGTAATCCGAGGTCGCCAGCGCTGCGCGGATTTCTATGGACAGCTGGAGGTCAATACCACGGACGGCAAGTTTACCTCGACGAATGAGTCTCACCGTCATTTCATCTCTGTCCTGGAGGAGGTGAGGACCTTGTTGAAGGCTCTGGATATTGAGCAGCCAAAGAACAGCGGCCACTCCACCGGCAGTAACAGCAAGTCCACTGGGAGCAAGCCTGCAGAATCAGTTAAGAAGAACATATTCGAGACCTTGGAGCTCGAAGAACCTTCCGACCGGCTGCAGAATTTGTCGGTCACGTCGAAGAAAGGCGGCAAGAAATCAGAGCAGCCACCGAGCACGCCGGAGTTGGAAGAGGACGGAGAGTCCAAGGCTGCTATGTCTGTCTGGTGTATGTTCGAAGACATTCGAGAGATCCGAAACCATCTGCAATCCGTTTGGCGTGACTTTTACGACGGCAAAATCTCATTCCTGGCCGCAGTTGAGCTGACCCAAACTGCGTTCATTTTTATGGAGCACATCACTTGGGGTCTTGAGCCAATCGACAACGGACCAGAGATTTCCTACGACGAGATATCCGATTTTCTCGGCATTGAGACAACCATGGGCCGCCGCGGCACTGTCACACTGTTCATGAACAAAACCAACATCCGCGCCACAAGCGATGCAGCTGAGCTACTCTGCATCTCTGCCTGGACCGTCCTTCAAGACTTCAGAACATGCATCATGGCGGTGCACAATCCCAAATACAGCAATGTCCGCTACAACCGCCAGCCGTTCGCCGATGCTCTGCGTCAATGCGAGCCGATCCTGCGTCACATGGCAACGGTACTTGGCGATGAACCTTACAACGGAGACGTGAAAGGATTTTGGCTCGACTCTTTCACCGACGACCTGCTCCAGATGTGTCGTGGAGGAGGGCCGATTCCAATTCG CACTGTAGCACAGTGTCAGGTGATAGTGGATGCTTTGCCTGCACTCGCTGGTCAGATTCATCTTGGCGATGAGATTGTCCGGGAATCCCTTGACCGGAGCTCCTACGAAACTCGATACAAGGGTTACGAGCGCATGGCTGAACGCCTCGGAGATCAGCATGCTCGAGAGATCTTTGCAGCGGGCCGTCAGAATGGTACCATTCCAGGAATGGATGCCGCTCTTTATCAAGGACTGGTGGGGACCTACCCGTGGCCATCGGATCGAAACCCAGAGGATTTGCTGAAGCACTTGCCTTTGTTCGCAGGTTTCCGCCTATGCCATGTGAGAGTCGGTCATTGCATCTCGTCGATCAATTCATCTGAAGGCGAAAGTGGTGAAGTCGACCATGCAGCTGTACTGGGCTTGGCTTATCTCTATCGGGCAGCTCGACGTATTGACTTGCTCCAGGGTGAATGGGCTGACATGGAAACTCTGATAGCCAGTCAAAATATGGCTGGACTCTACGTACGCGAGGCCGACAGCCTTGCCGGCTATGCCCGGCATTTTGACCTGTCCATCGGAGTGCCTGCCAGCGCCTTTGCTCGAAACGCTGCTCTTCGACCTGGACTGCCTGGGAAGTCCACCATTGCCACTAAACTGAAGAGATTGCAGTCTCCATCAGCGTTTGCACGACGTCTGGCTCATGGCGCAGATCTGGTGGCCAGTGGATTGAATGGCTACAGTGCGTTCTATGCTTCGTTGTACAAAGATGCTGAGACCATGAAGAAGGCACCAGTGACCCATCTAACATCAGTCGAATTGTTGCAGACAATCCAGCAGAGCATGGAAGCTGACGAAGTCTACCTGAAGTTCGATTACTGGGCCTTCAGTATGCGTTGCAAAGCTATCTTCGATAATCTGCGCAAGCGCGAAGCAGGTCAACTGAAGAAGCTCTTCGGCAAAAAGATCCCCGATGTCGTGGAATTGACCCACACAATACTGTGGCAAGCGGCAGACACGCCTCTTAACAGTCGTCCGCGTGAGAGGCCCCTCCTCGCCGGAATCGCTGAACATGTTGGCAATGTGTCCGTTCACGATGGCTGCTCGTTCCTGTCCGTGGCCCAGCACGGAACCACTGGGCACATCAAAGAGGAAGACAAGCCCTCTAGCAAGTACAAATGGGGTGGCGAGCAGCAAGTCAATCCCTATGGCACGAAGCAAGATCGCCCTGAAACGCATCGCGAGGTCCTGGAGGAAGTGGTTGATGCAGAGCGAAACCGCATCCTGAATGCTACTTGCGCGAAGTTTCGGGAGCTCGAGAACGCTGGAATTACCACTGAGAAACGCTTAGCATTGACGCGCGCCTGGGCAGACGAGGAGTTCGTCAAGGCTAAGCTGCCGttcctcatcaacaagaTGGATTTCCTGGAGGAGTTTCAAAATATCGTCATCACCACGAAGGTCACAGGAGACCCGGTGTTCGCATTGCTTGCGGAAATCATGGGCGATCCGTTCTGGTTGTTGGGTGGAAACGGACCGGAACCCTCTGCTCGCTCTGGAGCAGAGGAATGA
- a CDS encoding uncharacterized protein (antiSMASH:Cluster_8) — MTKPAPIDLLCVKAYLLVDYLLADANVFYQEQLESALESSQATKQDFCLMIQELGVIIEMYDGDTMSYEELYDNLLMSVLGQLSSMSGVFLEMWNARHNNREMDLDPIQRYLQDIVEELAEEGERIYYRLNWNDL, encoded by the exons ATGACCAAGCC CGCTCCCATAGACCTGCTTTGCGTCAAAGCTTACCTGCTGGTCGACTACCTGCTAGCCGATGCCAACGTATTCTACCAGGAGCAACTCGAAAGCGCGCTAGAATCCTCTCAGGCAACTAAGCAGGATTTCTGCTTGATGATACAAGAGCTCGGCGTTATCATCGAGATGTACGATGGCGACACAATGAGCTATGAAGAACTCTACGACAACCTGCTTATGAGCGTGTTGGGCCAATTGAGTTCGATGTCGGGGGTCTTCTTAGAGATGTGGAATGCGCGCCACAACAACCGCGAGATGGACCTGGACCCTATTCAGCGCTACTTACAAGACATCGTCGAGGAGCTAGCGGAAGAAGGTGAGCGCATCTACTACCGGTTGAACTGGAATGATTTGTAA
- a CDS encoding uncharacterized protein (SMCOG1002:AMP-dependent synthetase and ligase~antiSMASH:Cluster_8), producing the protein MQSSSSRYNLRRSHQNEEFDAGSNKRRKNPTTASNSTKRGHRLLQNVVDELAVQSPDTPCFAIARSDVAAFEDITFGRLANAVNRTAQWLKRTISPKPGMVLAFLGPSDIRYPLFVLATNKLGMVAFLPSPHNPTRIQSELLKATKCSHLLCAESKRETAAEIVAGLSSVNRAFSAAIAVPEVQELLDPAPAALETVSQSWKQHKDKPFVILHTSGTTGTPKPIALPHSYYVYEDTSHAPVYQDAMTTKAFPAGARCLCLAPMWHAGGIFFSLMKPVLSGIISLIPPSGLPVTPDLIEACVQATKVDILHSPPAIVAGLVAEERFHGLLRDLPNIQIGSGPMRKSSGDQMLSINPKVNHFFGSTETYLLPLLPLEDPVADWQYHRLHPLSGARFEPVDDGLFELVIQKLEGTAQPCFAVYHDVTTFHTKDVLSPHPSKRGLWKFECRLDDVITFDTGEKLVASKIESTIIGIPEVKAALVVGQGRAQPALLIELENSTDSSEVLDMVWATVSELNATAPSYGQISKDRIAVAKQPFTKTPKGTVKRRETEVSLQAEIDSLYRQSQTAPGLRIVQDTASLSDVSNFVSAVQADVMGTELRKDDDVLAAGMDSLQVARLVRELNKVLAASTEQAASLPRITPATLYSHRSANALAETIHTDLCALHAGHRHKGGRHAGSHDHDSHGHLLGKHSRKLPKQRNRRKLDATLHSMHHTVLTGSTGNLGPHILHRLIRTEQVKRIVCLNRAQNAREQFLVSFPDDKSHMHKVRFLSTSNLNAPNLGLPQKDFEDLVQNTTTLIHNAWPVNFHLPLLDAKSDIKATSSMETLDAHVDGLSSLINFIAAGNKHPQLVFVSSLSAVIRHHDPVSKKIPETIITDPAAPESGGYAQSKWMAEQLLHSAVQAHTIRKVKIIRPGQIAGPLPDSSVSDGSPGGLWSRDQALPSLIQSSMAMGVLPDSLGEKNRVRWVPVNTCARVIVEIAEETSRAVVAGAVNGGEADEVKVYNVTNHTPPAEGKESRELTWTDDILPIMQQHAKSYRPDTLQEAVSMRDWIDRVEEFGPKPENPAYRLLHFYEELIDSEEDQGLGARIATERATSKSKTLADLGPVQKEWMEYWLRSWEEVNSLS; encoded by the exons ATGCAGTCGTCATCTTCCAGATACAATCTGAGGCGAAGTCACCAGAACGAGGAGTTCGATGCAGGAAGCAATAAGCGACGAAAGAACCCCACCACAGCATCGAACTCCACCAAACGTGGTCACCGACTCTTGCAGAACGTGGTCGATGAACTTGCAGTTCAATCGCCAGACACACCTTGTTTTGCCATTGCTCGGAGCGATGTTGCAGCCTTCGAGGACATTACATTCGGACGCCTAGCTAATGCAGTCAACAGAACTGCGCAATGGCTCAAAAGAACTATCAGTCCCAAGCCCGGGATGGTCCTGGCATTTCTAGGGCCTTCTGATATCCGCTATCCGCTGTTCGTTCTGGCGACAAACAAGCTTGGAATGGTTGCTTTCTTGCCTTCCCCGCACAACCCTACAAGGATTCAAAGTGAGCTGCTGAAGGCGACGAAATGCTCGCACCTACTCTGCGCGGAATCGAAGAGGGAAACTGCAGCAGAGATTGTTGCGGGACTCTCCTCTGTGAATCGTGCGTTCTCGGCTGCAATAGCTGTGCCTGAGGTCCAGGAACTCCTTGATCCAGCGCCTGCGGCCCTCGAAACAGTCAGCCAAAGTTGGAAACAACACAAGGACAAGCCATTCGTGATCCTCCACACATCTGGGACCACTGGCACGCCCAAACCTATTGCGCTCCCGCACAGCTATTACGTCTATGAGGATACGAGCCATGCCCCTGTATATCAAGACGCAATGACGACCAAGGCCTTCCCAGCCGGAGCAAGGTGTTTGTGTCTCGCGCCCAT GTGGCATGCTGGCggaatcttcttctcgctcatGAAGCCTGTCCTGAGTGGCATTATCTCCCTCATACCACCTAGCGGACTACCGGTTACTCCAGACCTGATCGAGGCATGCGTGCAAGCTACGAAAGTCGACATTTTACATTCTCCGCCAGCCATTGTGGCCGGATTGGTGGCCGAAGAAAGATTTCACGGACTTCTGCGAGACTTGCCGAACATCCAGATTGGAAGTGGACCAATGCGGAAATCGAGCGGTGACCAGATGCTGAGCATCAATCCAAAGGTGAATCACTTCTTTGGCTCGACTGAAACCTACCTTTTACCCCTTCTCCCACTGGAAGACCCTGTTGCAGACTGGCAATATCATCGACTACATCCATTGAGTGGTGCCAGATTTGAGCCAGTAGATGATGGACTGTTCGAATTGGTGATCCAGAAGCTCGAGGGTACTGCACAGCCATGCTTTGCCGTGTATCACGATGTGACTACGTTTCACACAAAAGATGTCTTGTCTCCGCATCCTTCCAAGCGAGGTCTGTGGAAGTTTGAATGTCGCTTGGACGACGTGATCACTTTCGACACGGGCGAGAAACTGGTTGCTAGTAAGATAGAGTCCACGATTATCGGCATTCCTGAGGTCAAAGCTGCTCTGGTTGTTGGTCAAGGTAGAGCTCAGCCTGCTCTCTTGATCGAGCTGGAAAATTCCACAGATAGCTCTGAGGTTCTGGACATGGTTTGGGCAACCGTTTCCGAGCTCAATGCCACTGCCCCCTCTTATGGACAAATATCAAAAGACAGGATTGCAGTTGCCAAGCAGCCCTTCACGAAGACACCCAAGGGTACTGTCAAGAGGCGTGAGACCGAAGTCTCTCTTCAAGCTGAGATTGATAGTTTGTATCGACAGTCTCAAACCGCCCCAGGCCTGCGAATTGTGCAAGATACAGCCTCTCTGTCCGACGTCTCGAATTTCGTCAGCGCGGTTCAAGCAGACGTGATGGGTACAGAACTTCGCAAAGATGACGATGTACTGGCAGCTGGGATGGACTCACTGCAGGTGGCACGTCTTGTGCGGGAGCTCAATAAAGTTCTCGCGGCGTCTACCGAACAAGCAGCCAGTCTGCCTCGCATCACACCCGCAACACTTTACTCACATCGATCTGCCAACGCGCTCGCGGAAACCATACACACCGATCTCTGTGCCTTACATGCAGGACATCGGCACAAGGGAGGTCGACATGCGGGAAGCCACGATCACGATTCCCACGGCCATCTGCTCGGCAAGCATAGTCGCAAACTACCCAAACAACGCAACCGCCGCAAATTAGATGCCACGTTGCACTCAATGCATCATACAGTCCTTACGGGCTCTACAGGAAATCTCGGGCCACATATTCTGCATCGTCTGATTCGTACAGAACAGGTAAAGCGGATTGTATGTCTGAATCGAGCACAGAATGCGCGCGAGCAGTTCCTGGTGTCGTTTCCAGATGACAAGTCGCATATGCACAAAGTGCGCTTCCTATCAACGTCGAATCTGAATGCTCCCAATCTCGGCTTGCCTCAGAAAGATTTCGAAGACCTGGTACAGAACACAACCACTCTGATCCATAATGCGTGGCCAGTCAACTTCCACCTCCCTCTACTCGACGCCAAGAGCGACATCAAAGCCACATCCTCGATGGAAACGCTAGACGCTCACGTTGACGGATTGAGCTCGCTTATCAACTTCATCGCTGCCGGCAATAAACATCCTCAACTCGTCTTTGTCTCCAGCCTATCAGCCGTGATTCGCCACCACGACCCAGTCTCCAAGAAGATACCCGAAACAATTATCACTGACCCGGCCGCTCCCGAATCTGGAGGCTACGCTCAAAGCAAATGGATGGCGGAACAACTTCTGCACTCCGCAGTCCAAGCCCACACGATTCGCAAAGTCAAGATTATCCGACCTGGACAGATCGCCGGCCCGTTGCCTGATAGTAGCGTCTCTGATGGCTCACCAGGAGGACTCTGGAGTCGCGATCAAGCTCTTCCAAGCTTGATTCAAAGCTCTATGGCGATGGGCGTCTTGCCAGACAGCCTTGGAGAGAAGAACCGTGTCAGATGGGTTCCAGTCAATACGTGCGCGAGAGTCATTGTGGAGATCGCAGAAGAGACTTCACGCGCAGTGGTGGCGGGAGCCGTCAACGGAGGCGAAGCGGACGAAGTCAAAGTGTATAACGTCACGAATCATACACCGCCTGCAGAAGGAAAGGAAAGCCGGGAACTTACGTGGACCGATGACATTCTGCCAATTATGCAACAGCATGCCAAATCTTATCGGCCGGACACACTACAGGAAGCCGTCTCGATGAGAGACTGGATTGATCGCGTGGAGGAATTTGGGCCCAAGCCTGAAAATCCAGCTTACAGACTGCTGCATTTCTACGAGGAATTGATTGATTCTGAAGAGGATCAGGGACTGGGAGCAAGGATAGCTACCGAGAGAGCCACATCAAAGAGCAAAACGTTGGCAGACTTGGGACCTGTGCAGAAGGAGTGGATGGAATACTGGCTGAGGAGCTGGGAAGAGGTAAATTCGCTGTCATAA
- a CDS encoding uncharacterized protein (antiSMASH:Cluster_8) encodes MHTSLLSILLPCLSWASYASGTYGKGGVCQSSPYRDYSSLANYDPAVKYCKETYPGKTIEKCVTKTITVTKSCGYKNGYKQARDAEAEADPKYYGSSNSKKWNQLRKDRNKLKTFCSCIGYPKTKTKTSTKTYTKTISSVAQTAPAKPKAPKPHPSAAKQTTQSAASKIPAHAAATPASERTPAKKEKAVVPEKSSLLQHVQHSLLHRLHV; translated from the exons ATGCACACTTCACTTCTCTCCATACTGCTGCCCTGCCTCAGCTGGGCCAGCTACGCCTCTGGAACGTATGGCAAAGGAGGCGTATGCCAGAGCTCTCCCTACAGAGACTACTCCTCGCTGGCGAACTATGACCCAGCTGTCAAATACTGTAAAGAGACCTACCCAGGCAAGACGATCGAAAAATGCGTCACAAAGACCATAACAGTCACCAAAAGCTGCGGCTACAAAAATGGTTACAAACAAGCCCGCgacgccgaagccgaagcagaTCCCAAGTACTACGGATCTAGCAACTCCAAGAAATGGAACCAACTTCGAAAAGACCGCAACAAATTAAAAACCTTCTGCTCATGCATCGGCTACCCAAAGACAAAAACCAAGACGTCCACAAAGACGTACACCAAGACAATCT CAAGTGTTGCTCAAACAGCACCTGCAAAACCAAAGGCTCCGAAACCACACCCGTCTGCTGCAAAGCAAACGACGCAATCTGCAGCCTCAAAGATCCCGGCGCATGCTGCGGCAACACCTGCATCAGAACGGACTCCagcaaagaaggagaaggccgtTGTTCCGGAGAAATCATCCCTCCTCCAACATGTTCAGCATTCACTACTCCACCGGCTACATGTGTAA